The genomic region CCGAGTGTGGGGTGCACGCCCGGCTCGGGGCGCCGGACCGGGTCCGTCAGCTGGTCGACCCCGGCTCGTTCCAGCCGCTGCCCGACCGGCCCGCCGACGTGGACCCGATCGGTTTCGTCGACGTCCTGCCGTACCCGCACCGGATCACCGCGGCCCGCGCCGGCACCGGCCTTCCCGAGGCGGTGCTCTGCGGCACCGCCACCCTCGGCGGGCACCCGGCCGCGCTCGCCGTGATGGACTTCCGCTTCCTCGGCGGCAGCCTGGGCTGTGCCGTCGGCGAGCTGATCACCCGCGCGGCCGAACGCGCGCTGGACGACCGGGTGCCGCTGATCCTGGTCACCGCCTCCGGCGGGGCGCGGATGCAGGAGGGCGCGCTGTCGCTGATGCAGATGGCCACGGTCAGCCAGGCCGTCGCCGCGCTGCGCGAGGCGGGGCTGCTCACCGTCAGCGTGCTCACCGACCCCACGTACGGCGGGGTGGCCGCCTCGTTCGCCACCAACACCGACGTGGTGGTGGCCGAGACCGGCGCCCGGATGGGGTTCGCCGGCCCCCGGGTGATCCGCCAGGTCACCGGCCGGGCGCTGCCGGACGGCTTCCAGACCGCCGACTTCCTGCTCCGGCACGGTCAGGTCGACATGGTGGTGCCCCGCCGCGCGCTGCGCGGGCGGCTGGTGGCGCTGCTCGCCGCCGCGCGGGCCGCCCGCCCGCCGGCGGCCCGCCCACCGGTGCCGCGCCGCCCGCCCGCGCCGGCGGGCGGCGCCCCCACGACGGCGAGCCCCTCCGACGGCGATCCGTGGACGACCGTTCGCCTCGCCCGGCATCCCGCTCGGCCGACCACCCTGGACTACCTGGAGACCGCGTTCGACGGCTTCGTCGAGCTGCACGGTGACCGGCTCGGCGGTGACTGTCCGGCGGTCGTCGGCGGGCTGGCCCTGCTCGACGGCCGGCCGGTCATGGTGATCGGCCACCAGAAGGGACACACGACCGCCGAACTGGTCGCCCGGAACTTCGGCATGGCCAGCCCGGCCGGGCACCGCAAGGCGCTGCGGCTGATGCGTCTCGCCGCGCGGCTCGGCCTGCCCGTGGTGACCCTGGTGGACACCCCGGGAGCCGACCCGGGCGTGGGCGCCGAGGAGCAGGGCCAGGCGGCGGCCATCGCGGAGAACATCCTCGCCCTGACCGTGCTGCCCACCCCGGTGATCGCGGTCGTCACCGGCGAGGGCGGCAGCGGCGGGGCGCTCGCCCTGGCGGTGGCGGACCGCGTGCTGATGCTGCAGCACGCCGTCTACTCGGTGATCAGCCCGGAGGGTTGCGCCGCGATCCTCTGGCCGAACCGGTCGGCTGCCCCGCAGGCGGCCCGAGCGCTGCGGTTGACCGCGCCGGACCTGCGCCGGCTCGGCGTCGTGGACGAGATCGTGCCGGAGCCCGTGGGCGCCGCGCACGACGACCCGGAGGCGGCAGCTCAGGCGCTGCGCGACGCGCTGCGGGACACCCTGGCGCCCCTGCGCGACGTGCCGCCCGCGACCCTGGTGCGGCTACGCCGCCAGCGGTTCCGGCGCTTCGGCGCGGCCCGCGCCGGCAGCCGGGCGGGTGCCCGGTGACCGCCGGCGCGACCCGCGCGCAGACGACCGCGCAGGACACCGACGCGGGCGACGGCCGGGACGGGCCCGACGCCGTGCTGGCCGGCCTGCGCCGGCACGCCCGGCACCTGGTGGCCGAACTCGCCGGCCCGGTGCGCCGGGTCCGGCTGCGCAGCGGCGACACCGTGCTGGAGGTGGAGTGGCACGAGGCGAGCGCCCCGGCCCGCGACACCGGCGACGTGCCACCGCCCGCGCCGGCGGGCGCGCCCGACCCGCCCGAACCGGAGGTGCGGACGGTGATCCGCTCACCCATCGTCGGCACCTTCTACCGCGCTCCGGAACCGGGCGCCGCCCCGTTCGTGGCCGTCGGCGACCTGGTCCGGCCCGGCCAGGTCGTCGCGATCGTCGAGGCCATGAAGCTGATGAACGAGGTGACCGCCGACCGAGGCGGCCGGGTCGCCGCCGTGCTGGCCGACGAGGGCCAGCCGGTCGAGTACGACCAGCCGCTGGTCGCCCTGGATCCGGCCTGAGGTGGTGCGGGATGTTCGAGAAGGTGCTGATCGCCAATCGGGGTGAGATCGCCCTGCGGGTGTTGCGGGCCTGCCGCGAACTCGGCATCCGCACGGCCGTGGTGTACTCGGCGGCGGACGCCGACTCGGCCGCGGTCCGCCTCGCCGACCAGGCCGTCCGGATCGGCCCGGCGGCCAGCCGGCGCAGCTATCTCAACGCCGCCGCGATCGTCGAGGCCGCCCGGCAGGTCGGCGCGCAGGCGGTGCACCCCGGCTACGGGTTCCTCTCCGAGGACGCCGACTTCGCCGAGATCTGCGCGGAGAACGGGCTGACCTTCGTCGGCCCGTCGCCCGCGGTGATGGCCGCGCTCGCCGACAAGTCCTCCGCACGGGCCCTGATGAGCCGGGCCGGCCTGCCGCTGCCGGCGGGCAGCGTCGAGCCCGTGCCGACGGTGGACGCGGCGGCCGAGGTGGCCGCCGGGATCGGCTACCCGGTGATCGTGAAGGCGGCCGCCGGCGGCGGTGGCCGGGGCATGACGGTGGTGTGGTCCCCGGGCGAGCTGCCGCGGGCGTACGCGAAGACCCGGGCCGCCGCCCAGGCCGTCTTCGGCGACGACCGGGTGTACGTCGAGCGGTACCTGACCGACGCCCGGCACGTCGAGGTACAGGTGCTCTGCGACGGGCACGGCAACGGCGTGCACCTGGGCACCCGCGACTGCTCGGTGCAGCGCCGGCACCAGAAGCTGGTCGAGGAGGCGCCCGCGCCGGCGCTGTCCGCCGGCACCCTGGACACGATCGCGGAGACCGCACTGCGCGGCGTCCTCCAGGTCGGCTTCACCGGCGCCGGCACGCTGGAGTTCCTCGTCGACGCCGACGAGCGGTTCCACTTCCTGGAGATCAACTGCCGGATCCAGGTGGAGCACCCGGTCACCGAGATGATCACCGGGATCGACCTGGTGCACGAGCAGCTGCACATCGCCGCCGGGGTGCCGCTGCGCTGGCGGCAGGACGAGATCCGCACGTACGGGGTGGCGGTCGAGTGCCGGGTCAACGTGGAGGACCCGGACCGGGACTTCGCGCCCACGCCCGGCCGGTTGGAGCGGTTCCTGCCCCCGGGCGGCCCGTTCACCCGGGTGGACACCCACGGCCGTCCCGGCTACGTCGTCGGCCCGCACTACGACTCGCTGCTGGCCAAGGTGGCGGTCTGGGCGCCGGACCGAGAGCTGGCGCTCAACCGGCTGGAACGCGCGCTCGACGAGTTCGAGGTGGCCGGGCCGGGCGTGCGGACCACCATTCCGTTCGTCCGGCGGGTCCTCGATGACGCCGGATTCCGCAAGGGCCGCTACACCACCGGGCTGGTCGACCGCCTGCTCGCCGCCGGCCCGCCGCTCCGGTCCAAGCCGGAGCCGACCACCCCGACCGCGGCGGAGCCGACCGTGCCGCGCCCGTCCGATCCCGAGCCGGCCACACCGGTGACCGCCGCCCGTCCGCCGGCCCCGGCCCCGGCCGGATCGTCCGCATGACACAGGAGGACCCGATGACCGTCACCCGAGGCCACCCGCTGGCCGCCGAGATCACCGACATCCTGGTGGCGCACTGCGGGCTGGACGCCGAGGCCGCCGCCACCGCGCCCGCCGCGTCCCTGGAGGAGCTCGGCCTGGACTCGCTCGCGCTGCTCGAACTGTCCGCGGTCGTCGCCGACCGCTGGCGGGTGCAGATCCCCGAGCAGGCCGCGCAGCTGAGCATCCCGGCCGTCGCCGACCTCGTCGCCCGGCGCTCCGAGCAGCCGGGGCACACCGAGAACGGCATCGTCATCGCCGCGCCGCTGCCGCTGGTCTGGAACATCACCAACGACGTGGCGAACTGGACCGAGCTGTTCACCGAGTACGCCGTGGTGGAGATCCTGCACCGGGAGGGCGACACGGTGCGGTTCCGGCTCACCATGCACCCCGACGAGAACGGCGTGTCGTGGAGCTGGGTGAGCGAGCGCACCGCCGACCCGACCGCCCGGGAGGTGCACGCGCACCGGGTGGAGACCGGGCCGTTCGAGTACATGCGGATCCACTGGCGGTACGCCGAGGAGCCCGACGGCACCCGGATGACCTGGGTGCAGGACTTCGCGATGAAGTCCACCGCGCCGGTCGACAACGCCGGCATGACCGACCGCATCAACGCCAACAGTGCGATCCAGCTCGCCGTCATCAAGGAGCGCATCGAGCGGCGGGTGCAGACCGGCGAGGTGGCCGCGGTCGGCGGCGCGACGGGAGCCGGCGATGAGTGAGCGGACCCTGCGGCTCGTCGCCGCCCGGGACGTAACCGCCGACCGGCGCCGCGGCGGCGAGCTGCGGGTGCTGCTCGGCCCGAAGACCGTCGGCAGCACCTCCGGCTTCCTGGGCGTGGCTGCCCTGCGGCCGGGCGAACGGATCGCCGAGCACTACCACCCGTACAGCGAGGAGTTCCTCTACGTGACCCGGGGTGAGATCACCGTGGACCTGGACGACCAGCCGGTGCCGCTGGGCGCCGGCGAGGCGCTGTTCGTGCCGGTCAACGTCCGGCACCGGCTGCGCAACACCGGCGACGAGCCGGCCGAGGTGGTGTTCCACCTCGGACCGCTGGCGCCCCGCCCGGAACTCGGCCACGTCGACACCGAACTGGTCGAGCAGCGGGGCGCGTCGTGAGCGCGAGGAGTGAGCCGGGGTTGCGCGCCCCGCAGTCGCGAACCGAGGTGGCGCCGTGACCGGGCGCCGCACCGTGGTGACCGGGATCGGCGTGGTCGCGCCGGGCGGCGCCACCCGGGACCGGTTCTGGAAGTCGATCACCGAGGGGCGGACGGCGACCCGGCGGATCACCTTCTTCGACCCGTCGCCGTTCCGGTCCCGCATCGCCGCGGAGTGCGACTTCAACCCGGTCGCCGCCGGGCTCACCGAGGCCGAGCGGCGGCGGGCCGACCGGTACGTGCAGTTCGCGCTCGCGTGCGCCGACGAGGCGGTCGCCGACGCCGGCCTGACGCTCACCGACGACGAGCGGGACCGGACCGGGGTGGTCCTCGGCACCGCGGTGGGCGGCACCATGGCGTTGGAGCAGCAGTACGTCGAGGTCAGCGAGGCCGGCCGGCGCTGGCTGGTCGACCCGGCCCGCGGCGGCCCCTACCTCTACCAGGCGCTGGTGCCCAGCAGCCTGGCCGCCGACGTGGCCTGCCGGCACGGGCTGCACGGCCCCGCCCAGGTCGTCTCCACCGGCTGCACCTCCGGCATCGACGCGATCGGGTACGCCCACCAGCTGATCGCCGACGGCGAGGCGGACGTGGTGCTCGCCGGCGCCGCGGACTCACCGATCTCACCGGTCACCGTCGCCTCCTTCGACGCCATCAAGGCGACCAGCCCGGA from Micromonospora sp. WMMD812 harbors:
- a CDS encoding acetyl-CoA carboxylase carboxyltransferase subunit alpha — protein: MTATAPREEQLWSRCAGCATLLYRKRLRRNLDVCPECGVHARLGAPDRVRQLVDPGSFQPLPDRPADVDPIGFVDVLPYPHRITAARAGTGLPEAVLCGTATLGGHPAALAVMDFRFLGGSLGCAVGELITRAAERALDDRVPLILVTASGGARMQEGALSLMQMATVSQAVAALREAGLLTVSVLTDPTYGGVAASFATNTDVVVAETGARMGFAGPRVIRQVTGRALPDGFQTADFLLRHGQVDMVVPRRALRGRLVALLAAARAARPPAARPPVPRRPPAPAGGAPTTASPSDGDPWTTVRLARHPARPTTLDYLETAFDGFVELHGDRLGGDCPAVVGGLALLDGRPVMVIGHQKGHTTAELVARNFGMASPAGHRKALRLMRLAARLGLPVVTLVDTPGADPGVGAEEQGQAAAIAENILALTVLPTPVIAVVTGEGGSGGALALAVADRVLMLQHAVYSVISPEGCAAILWPNRSAAPQAARALRLTAPDLRRLGVVDEIVPEPVGAAHDDPEAAAQALRDALRDTLAPLRDVPPATLVRLRRQRFRRFGAARAGSRAGAR
- the accB gene encoding acetyl-CoA carboxylase biotin carboxyl carrier protein, whose amino-acid sequence is MLAGLRRHARHLVAELAGPVRRVRLRSGDTVLEVEWHEASAPARDTGDVPPPAPAGAPDPPEPEVRTVIRSPIVGTFYRAPEPGAAPFVAVGDLVRPGQVVAIVEAMKLMNEVTADRGGRVAAVLADEGQPVEYDQPLVALDPA
- a CDS encoding acetyl-CoA carboxylase biotin carboxylase subunit, translated to MFEKVLIANRGEIALRVLRACRELGIRTAVVYSAADADSAAVRLADQAVRIGPAASRRSYLNAAAIVEAARQVGAQAVHPGYGFLSEDADFAEICAENGLTFVGPSPAVMAALADKSSARALMSRAGLPLPAGSVEPVPTVDAAAEVAAGIGYPVIVKAAAGGGGRGMTVVWSPGELPRAYAKTRAAAQAVFGDDRVYVERYLTDARHVEVQVLCDGHGNGVHLGTRDCSVQRRHQKLVEEAPAPALSAGTLDTIAETALRGVLQVGFTGAGTLEFLVDADERFHFLEINCRIQVEHPVTEMITGIDLVHEQLHIAAGVPLRWRQDEIRTYGVAVECRVNVEDPDRDFAPTPGRLERFLPPGGPFTRVDTHGRPGYVVGPHYDSLLAKVAVWAPDRELALNRLERALDEFEVAGPGVRTTIPFVRRVLDDAGFRKGRYTTGLVDRLLAAGPPLRSKPEPTTPTAAEPTVPRPSDPEPATPVTAARPPAPAPAGSSA
- a CDS encoding SRPBCC family protein encodes the protein MTVTRGHPLAAEITDILVAHCGLDAEAAATAPAASLEELGLDSLALLELSAVVADRWRVQIPEQAAQLSIPAVADLVARRSEQPGHTENGIVIAAPLPLVWNITNDVANWTELFTEYAVVEILHREGDTVRFRLTMHPDENGVSWSWVSERTADPTAREVHAHRVETGPFEYMRIHWRYAEEPDGTRMTWVQDFAMKSTAPVDNAGMTDRINANSAIQLAVIKERIERRVQTGEVAAVGGATGAGDE
- a CDS encoding cupin domain-containing protein → MSERTLRLVAARDVTADRRRGGELRVLLGPKTVGSTSGFLGVAALRPGERIAEHYHPYSEEFLYVTRGEITVDLDDQPVPLGAGEALFVPVNVRHRLRNTGDEPAEVVFHLGPLAPRPELGHVDTELVEQRGAS
- a CDS encoding beta-ketoacyl-[acyl-carrier-protein] synthase family protein, producing the protein MTGRRTVVTGIGVVAPGGATRDRFWKSITEGRTATRRITFFDPSPFRSRIAAECDFNPVAAGLTEAERRRADRYVQFALACADEAVADAGLTLTDDERDRTGVVLGTAVGGTMALEQQYVEVSEAGRRWLVDPARGGPYLYQALVPSSLAADVACRHGLHGPAQVVSTGCTSGIDAIGYAHQLIADGEADVVLAGAADSPISPVTVASFDAIKATSPDNDDPAHASRPFDADRHGFVLAEGAAVLVLEEAGHARRRGAHVYCEVAGYASHSNGYHMTGLRPDGVEMALAIGAALRQARLAPEHVSYISAHGSGTRQNDRHETAAFKRALGDAAYRVPVSSIKSMVGHSLGAIGSIEMAACALAIEFGVVPPTANWTTRDPECDLDYVPNEARELPVDVALSVGSGFGGFQSAMVFRRLPGTVAA